In the Streptomyces sp. NBC_00525 genome, one interval contains:
- a CDS encoding response regulator transcription factor has translation MSTPVRIVLADDERMVRTALRAILDAEDGLEVVGEAATGAEAVSVVRALRPDVVLMDVRMPETDGIRATEQILAGLDPAPRIVVVTTFEHDAYVYEALRAGAAGFLLKRVAAEELVQAVRLVACGDSLLFPSAVRQLAASYGPARPTPAPPWAARLTEREAQVLRLMAAGLTNAEIADRLAVGSATAKSHVAAVLAKTGARDRTQAVIAAYESGFITPG, from the coding sequence ATGAGCACCCCGGTCCGCATAGTCCTGGCCGACGACGAACGGATGGTGCGCACCGCGCTGCGGGCCATCCTGGACGCGGAGGACGGCCTGGAGGTCGTCGGCGAGGCGGCGACCGGCGCCGAGGCGGTGTCCGTGGTGCGGGCGCTGCGGCCCGACGTGGTGCTGATGGATGTGCGGATGCCCGAGACGGACGGCATCCGGGCCACCGAGCAGATCCTGGCCGGTCTCGACCCGGCGCCGCGCATCGTGGTCGTCACCACCTTCGAGCACGACGCCTATGTGTACGAGGCGCTGCGGGCCGGGGCCGCGGGCTTCCTGCTGAAGCGGGTGGCGGCGGAGGAGCTGGTGCAGGCGGTACGGCTGGTGGCCTGCGGCGACTCGCTGCTCTTCCCGTCCGCCGTACGGCAGCTCGCCGCCTCCTACGGCCCGGCGCGGCCGACCCCCGCCCCGCCGTGGGCCGCCCGGCTCACCGAGCGGGAGGCGCAGGTGCTGCGGCTGATGGCGGCCGGGCTGACCAACGCGGAGATCGCCGACCGGCTCGCGGTGGGTTCGGCGACGGCCAAGTCGCATGTGGCGGCGGTCCTCGCGAAGACCGGCGCCCGCGACCGCACCCAGGCGGTCATCGCGGCGTACGAGTCGGGGTTCATCACCCCCGGCTGA
- a CDS encoding DUF1349 domain-containing protein, which produces MNLPELPFPLRPYGPEGGWTYENGALTGRAGARQDRFVPPGGDSLDPASDAPRLLGTAPPGDFQLIARVRVGFAAAFDAGVLYLHTGEREWAKLCLELSPDRPTICTVVTRGHSDDVNSSVVDGDTHWLRLSRTGSAFAFHASADGERWTFVRVFTLGTAERAATAAIGFLAQSPTGEGCEVTFDRIAFRPRGTADLRDGG; this is translated from the coding sequence ATGAACCTCCCCGAACTCCCCTTCCCGCTCCGGCCGTACGGCCCCGAGGGCGGCTGGACGTACGAGAACGGCGCGCTCACCGGCCGGGCCGGCGCCCGCCAGGACCGGTTCGTCCCGCCGGGCGGCGACAGCCTGGACCCGGCGAGCGACGCGCCCCGGCTCCTCGGCACCGCCCCGCCCGGCGACTTCCAGCTGATCGCACGGGTGCGCGTCGGCTTCGCCGCCGCCTTCGACGCCGGGGTGCTCTACCTCCACACCGGCGAGCGGGAATGGGCCAAGCTCTGCCTGGAACTGTCCCCGGACCGCCCGACCATCTGCACGGTGGTCACCCGCGGCCACTCGGACGACGTCAACTCCTCCGTCGTGGACGGCGACACCCACTGGCTGCGCCTGAGCCGTACGGGCAGCGCCTTCGCCTTCCACGCCTCGGCCGACGGCGAGCGGTGGACCTTCGTCCGCGTCTTCACCCTCGGCACCGCGGAGCGGGCGGCCACCGCCGCCATCGGCTTCCTCGCCCAGTCACCCACGGGCGAGGGCTGCGAGGTGACCTTCGACCGGATCGCCTTCCGGCCCCGCGGCACGGCCGACCTGCGCGACGGCGGCTGA
- a CDS encoding IclR family transcriptional regulator → MSVPESGGAQVKSAVRTVELLEYFAGRPGMHSLAAVQEAVGYPKSSLYMLLRTLVELGWVETDATGTRYGIGVRALLVGTSYIDGDEVVAAARPTLDRLSDDTTETIHLARLDGTNVVYLATRQSQHYLRPFTRVGRRLPAHSTSLGKALLATYSDEQVRKMLPETLPALTEHTLTDREKLIEELHRIREQGYAVDREENTLGLRCFGVAVPYRTPARDAISCSVPVARLTPAHEQLVKDALFDARDRLTLATRRL, encoded by the coding sequence ATGTCGGTTCCCGAGTCGGGTGGGGCACAGGTCAAGTCCGCGGTACGGACGGTGGAACTGCTGGAGTACTTCGCCGGGCGGCCGGGCATGCACTCGCTCGCCGCGGTCCAGGAGGCCGTGGGCTACCCGAAGTCCAGCCTCTACATGCTGCTGCGCACCCTGGTCGAGCTGGGCTGGGTGGAGACGGACGCCACGGGCACGCGGTACGGGATCGGCGTACGGGCCCTGCTGGTCGGCACCTCCTACATCGACGGCGACGAGGTGGTCGCCGCGGCCCGCCCCACCCTCGACCGGCTCTCCGACGACACCACGGAGACCATCCACCTCGCCCGGCTCGACGGAACGAACGTGGTCTACCTGGCGACCCGTCAGTCCCAGCACTATCTGCGCCCCTTCACCCGCGTCGGCCGCCGGCTGCCCGCGCACTCCACCTCGCTCGGCAAGGCGCTGCTGGCGACCTACAGCGACGAGCAGGTCCGCAAGATGCTCCCCGAGACGCTGCCCGCGCTGACCGAGCACACCCTGACCGACCGCGAGAAGCTCATCGAGGAGCTGCACCGAATCCGCGAGCAGGGGTACGCGGTGGACCGCGAGGAGAACACGCTGGGGCTGCGCTGCTTCGGCGTCGCCGTCCCGTACCGCACCCCGGCCCGCGACGCCATCAGCTGCTCCGTCCCGGTCGCCCGGCTCACGCCCGCGCACGAACAGCTCGTCAAGGACGCCCTGTTCGACGCGCGCGACCGGCTGACGCTGGCCACCCGCAGGCTCTGA
- a CDS encoding LacI family DNA-binding transcriptional regulator, translated as MSRTEQTGSGRRRPPTIHDVAREAGVSRGTVSRVLNGGHNVSPAALDAVNSAIRRTGYTVNRHARSLITGRSDSVAFLLTEPQERFFEDPNFNVLLRGCTSALAAHDIPLLLMIAGTEAERRRNMRYIAGHVDGVLLVSSHSGDPVAAQLHEAGVPLVACGKPLGQGSKVSYVAAADRDGAREMVRFLYESGRRRIGTVSGPLDTPGGVERLAGYREMLADCGLPADDALIVPGDYSRAGGEAAAALLLERAPDLDAVFVASDLMAQGVLAALEKAGRNVPDDVAVGGFDDSPAALASRPALTTIRQPWDRISSEMVRVLLAQIGGEDPAAVILPTELVRRDSA; from the coding sequence ATGAGCCGCACAGAACAGACCGGATCGGGACGCCGACGGCCGCCGACCATCCATGACGTGGCGCGGGAGGCCGGGGTGTCGCGCGGCACGGTCTCGCGGGTCCTCAACGGTGGCCACAACGTCAGCCCGGCCGCGCTGGACGCGGTCAACTCCGCGATCCGCAGAACGGGCTACACCGTGAACCGGCACGCCCGCTCACTGATCACCGGCCGCTCGGACTCGGTGGCGTTCCTGCTCACCGAGCCGCAGGAGCGGTTCTTCGAGGACCCGAACTTCAATGTGCTGCTGCGCGGCTGCACCAGCGCGCTCGCCGCGCACGACATTCCGCTGCTGCTGATGATCGCGGGCACGGAGGCGGAGCGGCGCCGCAACATGCGCTACATCGCCGGCCATGTGGACGGGGTGCTGCTGGTCTCCAGCCACTCCGGCGACCCGGTCGCCGCCCAGCTGCACGAGGCCGGCGTCCCCCTGGTCGCCTGCGGGAAGCCGCTCGGGCAGGGCTCCAAGGTCAGCTATGTGGCCGCCGCCGACCGGGACGGCGCCCGCGAGATGGTGCGGTTCCTGTACGAGTCGGGGCGCCGCCGCATCGGTACGGTCAGCGGCCCGCTGGACACGCCGGGCGGCGTGGAGCGGCTGGCCGGCTACCGCGAGATGCTGGCCGACTGCGGGCTGCCCGCCGACGACGCGCTGATCGTGCCGGGCGACTACAGCCGGGCCGGCGGCGAGGCGGCGGCCGCGCTGCTGCTGGAGCGGGCGCCCGACCTGGACGCGGTGTTCGTCGCCTCGGACCTGATGGCGCAGGGGGTGCTCGCCGCGCTGGAGAAGGCCGGGCGCAACGTGCCGGACGATGTCGCGGTGGGCGGCTTCGACGACTCCCCCGCGGCGCTCGCCTCGCGGCCGGCGCTGACGACGATACGGCAGCCGTGGGACCGGATCAGCTCGGAGATGGTCCGGGTGCTGCTGGCGCAGATCGGCGGGGAGGACCCGGCCGCGGTGATACTGCCGACCGAGCTGGTCCGCCGCGACTCCGCCTGA
- a CDS encoding aldehyde dehydrogenase (NADP(+)), which yields MAAAPVWSVDPRSGNPREQVAAEATAADVDRAVRAAHAVRDSLADRATRAAFLRTAAEHLTAAADRVVTAADAETALGPARLNGELARTAAQLRAFAEVVEEGAYLDIHIDHADATRTPPWPDLRRYKIPLGVVAVYAASNFPLAFSVPGGDTASALAAGCPVVVKAHPDHPATSELCAALLREAAAESGLPEDVVTLVHGFDAGVALVRHPLVAAAGFTGSVRGGRALFDAAAARPVPIPFHGELGSLNPVVVTGAAAAERGEEIGAGLAASMTMGVGQFCTKPGFVLVPEGEGGDRLLKSLTDAVAGTGAGVLLDHRMRDAFLAGVTARTALPDVAAPVAPGAGDAHTVAAGFLTVPARLLTTEGPHDALLEECFGPVTVIARYACDDEITAVLSRLPGNLTATLHIADDESRGAAAGLLAALTPLAGRVLVNGWPTGVAVAPAQHHGGPYPATTSTSTSVGATAIERWLRPVSYQTTPDALLPPELREDNPLGLPRRVDGRPA from the coding sequence GTGGCAGCAGCACCAGTCTGGAGCGTCGACCCCCGCAGCGGGAACCCGCGCGAGCAGGTTGCGGCGGAGGCCACAGCCGCGGACGTCGACCGCGCGGTCCGCGCCGCCCACGCGGTACGCGACTCCCTCGCCGACCGTGCCACGCGCGCCGCGTTCCTGCGCACCGCCGCCGAGCACCTGACCGCGGCAGCCGACCGCGTCGTGACGGCCGCCGACGCCGAGACGGCCCTCGGGCCGGCCCGGCTGAACGGCGAACTCGCCCGCACCGCCGCCCAGTTGCGCGCCTTCGCGGAGGTCGTCGAGGAGGGCGCCTACCTCGACATCCACATCGACCACGCGGACGCCACCCGCACCCCGCCGTGGCCCGACCTGCGCCGCTACAAGATCCCGCTCGGCGTCGTCGCCGTTTACGCCGCCAGCAACTTCCCGCTCGCCTTCTCCGTGCCCGGCGGCGACACCGCCAGCGCCCTCGCGGCCGGCTGCCCCGTCGTCGTCAAGGCGCACCCCGACCACCCGGCCACCTCCGAGCTGTGCGCCGCCCTCCTGCGCGAGGCCGCGGCGGAGAGCGGACTGCCCGAGGACGTCGTCACCCTCGTGCACGGCTTCGACGCCGGGGTCGCCCTCGTCCGGCACCCGCTGGTCGCCGCCGCCGGGTTCACCGGCTCGGTACGCGGCGGACGCGCCCTGTTCGACGCGGCCGCCGCCCGGCCCGTCCCGATCCCCTTCCACGGCGAACTCGGCTCCCTCAACCCCGTCGTCGTCACCGGCGCCGCCGCCGCCGAACGCGGCGAGGAGATCGGCGCGGGCCTGGCCGCCTCGATGACCATGGGCGTGGGCCAGTTCTGCACCAAGCCCGGATTCGTCCTGGTGCCCGAGGGGGAGGGCGGCGACCGCCTGCTGAAGTCCCTCACCGACGCGGTCGCCGGCACCGGCGCCGGGGTCCTGCTCGACCACCGGATGCGCGACGCCTTCCTCGCCGGGGTCACCGCGCGGACCGCCCTGCCGGACGTGGCCGCCCCCGTCGCCCCCGGCGCGGGCGACGCGCACACCGTGGCCGCCGGATTCCTGACCGTCCCGGCCCGCCTCCTCACCACCGAGGGCCCGCACGACGCGCTCCTGGAGGAGTGCTTCGGCCCGGTCACCGTCATCGCCCGCTACGCCTGCGACGACGAGATCACCGCCGTCCTGTCCCGGCTCCCCGGCAACCTCACCGCCACCCTCCACATCGCCGACGACGAGTCCCGCGGCGCCGCCGCCGGCCTCCTGGCCGCCCTCACCCCGCTCGCCGGACGCGTCCTCGTCAACGGCTGGCCCACCGGCGTCGCCGTCGCCCCCGCCCAGCACCACGGCGGCCCCTACCCGGCCACCACCTCCACCTCCACCTCGGTCGGCGCCACCGCCATCGAGCGCTGGCTGCGCCCGGTCAGCTACCAGACCACCCCCGACGCCCTCCTCCCGCCGGAGCTGCGCGAGGACAACCCGCTGGGCCTGCCCCGCCGCGTGGACGGACGCCCGGCATGA
- a CDS encoding aminotransferase class V-fold PLP-dependent enzyme → MTTSSLSRAVAAEFAPETTYLNTSTCGLLPRRAVTAVKALVDENAGGSRDGSGDAEAVEGAREGFARIAGVPADRVAVGSSVSAHVGLVAASLPPGAEVLAPEGEFTSVVTPFAARGDLALRYVPLAELADAVRPTTALVAFSSVQSADGRRADLDAVRAAASAHGARTLLDATQSAGWLPLDAGAWDYTVTAGFKYLLCPRGASFLTVAPQAQDSLVPVHASWAAAAKPGSTYGPVARLADDARRFDESPAYLSYHGAAQSLALLTGIGVEALHDHAIKLADRFRTGVAELGHPAVPADTVVVAVPGLGDRAPGLQRAGVMVAGRAGNLRVSFHLYNTDDDVDRALDALAG, encoded by the coding sequence ATGACGACCTCTTCGCTCAGCCGTGCCGTGGCCGCCGAGTTCGCCCCCGAGACCACCTACCTCAACACCTCCACCTGCGGGCTGCTGCCCCGCCGCGCCGTCACCGCCGTGAAGGCCCTCGTCGACGAGAACGCCGGCGGCAGCCGGGACGGCTCCGGCGACGCGGAGGCGGTGGAAGGGGCTCGGGAGGGCTTCGCGCGGATCGCGGGCGTCCCGGCCGACCGGGTCGCCGTGGGCAGCTCGGTCTCCGCCCACGTCGGTCTGGTCGCGGCCTCACTGCCGCCCGGCGCCGAAGTGCTCGCGCCCGAGGGCGAGTTCACCTCGGTCGTCACCCCGTTCGCGGCCCGCGGCGACCTCGCCCTGCGGTACGTGCCGCTGGCGGAGCTGGCCGACGCCGTACGCCCCACCACCGCGCTCGTCGCGTTCTCGTCCGTGCAGTCGGCGGACGGCCGGCGCGCCGACCTGGACGCGGTCCGCGCCGCCGCCTCGGCCCACGGCGCCCGGACCCTGCTGGACGCCACCCAGTCCGCCGGCTGGCTGCCGCTGGACGCCGGGGCCTGGGACTACACGGTCACCGCCGGCTTCAAGTACCTGCTGTGCCCGCGCGGCGCCTCGTTCCTCACCGTCGCCCCGCAGGCGCAGGACAGCCTGGTCCCGGTGCACGCGAGCTGGGCCGCCGCCGCGAAGCCGGGCAGCACCTACGGACCGGTCGCCCGGCTCGCCGACGACGCCCGACGCTTCGACGAGTCGCCCGCCTACCTCTCGTACCACGGCGCGGCCCAGTCCCTCGCCCTGCTCACCGGGATCGGCGTCGAGGCGCTGCACGACCACGCGATCAAGCTCGCCGACCGCTTCCGCACCGGGGTCGCGGAGCTGGGCCACCCCGCCGTGCCGGCCGACACCGTCGTCGTCGCCGTACCCGGACTCGGGGACCGGGCGCCCGGACTCCAGCGGGCCGGGGTGATGGTCGCCGGACGGGCCGGCAATCTGCGCGTGTCCTTCCACCTCTACAACACCGACGACGACGTGGACCGCGCCCTGGACGCACTCGCCGGCTGA
- a CDS encoding sensor histidine kinase has translation MRALIGRRARLRWLHLIIGGALLMPYFLVGTVVVGLYAPETNTFASLPATFSAFGYALPMAAVTALLPTARPLSVAAARALCDPAPDRPLADGPGRSRQARVRTAAWFTLHVGLGGVISGMTLALVPFALCVMALPLFPALRASDDWNFDAVRDQPWLLALAPPAGAAMLVALACCAAAAGALLAGRAPVLLGPTPDDRLAAAERRAAELAVRNRLARELHDSVGHALSAVTLQAGAARRVLDSDPEFARQALTAIEETTRRTVGELDAVLGLLRQGADGPDALAGPGLDALGDLLARCGVPVGYETDGDPGTVPGPVSAEAYRIVQEGLSNALRHGAAGAPARLRIAIGPRELTIVLDSTLPPYAPATRPGGGRGLTGVTERALLLGGTTAAGPRDDGVWRLSARLPLPHPAKERR, from the coding sequence ATGAGGGCGCTCATCGGCCGGCGCGCCCGTCTGCGCTGGCTGCACCTGATCATCGGCGGCGCGCTGCTGATGCCGTACTTCCTGGTCGGCACGGTCGTCGTCGGCCTGTACGCACCCGAGACCAACACCTTCGCCTCGCTCCCCGCGACCTTCTCCGCCTTCGGCTACGCCCTGCCGATGGCCGCCGTCACCGCGCTGCTGCCCACCGCCCGGCCGCTGTCGGTGGCCGCCGCGCGCGCCCTGTGCGACCCGGCCCCGGACCGGCCGCTGGCGGACGGGCCCGGCCGCTCCCGGCAGGCCCGGGTGCGTACGGCGGCCTGGTTCACCCTGCACGTCGGGCTCGGCGGCGTCATCAGCGGCATGACGCTGGCGCTCGTCCCCTTCGCCCTGTGCGTCATGGCGCTGCCGCTGTTCCCGGCCCTGCGCGCGTCCGACGACTGGAACTTCGACGCCGTCCGGGACCAGCCCTGGCTGCTGGCCCTCGCTCCCCCGGCCGGGGCGGCCATGCTCGTCGCGCTGGCCTGCTGTGCGGCGGCGGCCGGGGCGCTGCTGGCCGGCCGGGCCCCGGTGCTGCTCGGGCCCACTCCGGACGACCGGCTGGCCGCCGCCGAACGCCGGGCCGCCGAGCTGGCCGTGCGCAACCGCCTCGCCCGCGAGCTGCACGACTCGGTCGGCCACGCGCTGAGCGCCGTCACGCTGCAGGCGGGCGCCGCCCGCCGGGTGCTGGACAGCGACCCCGAGTTCGCCCGGCAGGCGCTCACCGCGATCGAGGAGACCACCCGCCGCACCGTGGGCGAACTCGACGCCGTCCTCGGCCTGTTGCGGCAGGGCGCGGACGGCCCGGACGCCCTCGCGGGCCCTGGCCTGGACGCGCTCGGCGACCTGCTGGCCCGGTGCGGGGTGCCCGTAGGGTACGAGACGGACGGCGACCCCGGCACGGTGCCGGGGCCGGTGTCCGCCGAGGCGTACCGGATCGTGCAGGAAGGGCTCAGCAACGCCCTGCGGCACGGCGCCGCAGGCGCGCCGGCCCGGCTGCGGATCGCCATCGGCCCCCGCGAGCTGACGATCGTCCTGGACAGCACGCTGCCCCCGTACGCCCCCGCCACGCGCCCCGGCGGCGGACGCGGCCTGACCGGTGTCACCGAGCGCGCCCTGCTGCTCGGCGGCACCACCGCGGCCGGTCCGCGCGACGACGGCGTGTGGCGGCTGTCCGCCCGGCTGCCCCTGCCCCACCCCGCGAAGGAGCGACGATGA
- a CDS encoding DsbA family oxidoreductase, whose protein sequence is MRVEIWSDIACPWCYIGKARFEKGLADFAHRDDVEVVHRSFELDPTRAKGDTEQVIGMLARKYGRTPDEARAMEANVAANAQAEGLGYRTEGRDHGNTFDIHRLLHLAKARGRQDELLTLAYRANFAEERSVFDDTVLLELAVEAGLDADEARAVLADPDAYAAEVRADEEEASALGANAVPFFVFDRRYGISGGQPAEVFTQALEQAWKDRPVTAAGDAAACDADGACEVPSAAGNA, encoded by the coding sequence ATGCGCGTCGAGATCTGGAGCGACATCGCCTGCCCCTGGTGCTACATCGGCAAGGCACGCTTCGAGAAGGGGCTGGCGGACTTCGCCCACCGCGACGACGTCGAGGTGGTGCACCGGTCCTTCGAACTCGACCCCACCCGCGCCAAGGGCGACACCGAGCAGGTCATCGGCATGCTCGCGCGCAAGTACGGGCGCACCCCCGACGAGGCCCGCGCGATGGAGGCCAACGTCGCGGCCAACGCGCAGGCCGAGGGGCTCGGCTACCGCACCGAGGGCCGCGACCACGGCAACACCTTCGACATCCACCGGCTGCTCCACCTGGCCAAGGCACGGGGCCGCCAGGACGAGCTGCTGACCCTCGCCTACCGGGCCAACTTCGCCGAGGAGCGGTCCGTCTTCGACGACACCGTGCTGCTGGAGCTGGCCGTGGAGGCGGGGCTCGACGCCGACGAGGCGCGTGCCGTGCTCGCGGACCCCGACGCGTACGCCGCCGAGGTGCGCGCCGATGAGGAGGAGGCGTCCGCGCTCGGCGCCAACGCCGTGCCGTTCTTCGTGTTCGACCGGCGCTACGGCATCTCCGGCGGCCAGCCCGCCGAGGTCTTCACCCAGGCCCTGGAGCAGGCGTGGAAGGACCGCCCGGTGACCGCCGCCGGCGACGCGGCGGCCTGCGACGCCGACGGTGCCTGCGAGGTCCCGAGCGCGGCCGGGAACGCCTGA